Below is a window of Polyangiaceae bacterium DNA.
GCGCCGGCGATCAGGATCCGTCGCGTCATTGCAGCCATCCTTTCGGCTGGGCTGCGGTGTATGCTCGACGCCGCTCGCGCATGCGCCTCCCCGTCTCGCCCGAAGTCCAGGAACGCCTGAGCCGGCTCGAGCTCCCGTTCAACGAAGACGGCTTGGATCCATACGGCATCGATCGACAGCGCCTGGGGTTCATGTTCACGGCCTTCGGCCTGTTCTACAAACAATACTTCCGCTGCCGGGCCCACGGCGTCGAGAACATCCCGAAGCGCGGGCGCGCCATGCTGGTGGGCAACCACTCCGGCGGGGTGGCGCTCGACGGCATGATGGTGATCGCGTCGGCCTTCTTCGAGCTCGACCCGCCGCGCTTGGCCCAGGGCATGGCGGAGAAGTTCCTGAACAAGCTGCCGTTCGCGTCCGAGTGGTCGAGCAAGACTGGGCAGTTCACCGGCCTGCCGGAGCACGCTGTGCGGCTCTTGAACGAGGACCGCTTGCTGATGGTGTTTCCCGAAGGCGCGCGCGGCACCGCCAAGCTGTTCGTGGAGCGCTACAGCCTGGTGCGCTTCGGTACCGGCTTCATGCGCCTGGCGCTCCAGACCAAGACGCCCATCGTGCCGTTCGGCTTCCTGGGCGGCGGAGAGGCGCTGCCCACGGTGGCGAACCTCGAGAAGGTCGGGCGCCTGATCGGCGCGCCCTACCTGCCGGTCACCCCCTACCTGTTCCCGGTACCGCTGCCGGTGCGCATGGAGGTGCACTACGGCGAGCCCATGTTGCCATCCGGCACCGGCAACGAGGACGACCACGTGATCCTGGACAAGGTGAACGCTGTGAAAGCGAGCATCGCGCACCTGATCGAGCGCGGGCGAAGGAGCTACGAGGCCACATGAAGGTCCTGGTCACCGGCATCTCCGGCAAGGTCGGCCAGCTCGTGTGTCATGAGCTGTTGGCGGCGGGTCATGAGGTCGCGGGCATCGACCGCCGGCCCTGGGCGGGCGCGCCGGAGGGCGTGGTGGTCCACGAGAGCGACATTCGCAAGCGCGCCGCCGAAGACGCCTTCCGCACCGAGCGCCCCGACGCGGTGATCCACATGGCCACGGTCACCCACCTGACCGCGCAGAGCGAGGACCGCTACCGCATCAACCTGGGCGGGACCAAGTCCATCTTCGACTGCTGCCAGCGCTACGGCGTGAAGCAGGCGCTCTTCGTCGGTCGCCACACTTATTACGGTGCCGCCGCGGACTCGCCGCTCTACCACACCGAGGACGAGCCACCGCTCGGGCTCGAGACCTTCCCGGAGCTCGCCGATCTGGTGGCCGCGGATCTCTACGCGGGCACGGCGCTCTGGCGCTTCCCGGAGATCGATACCGCGGTCTTGCGCGTGGTCTACACCCTCGGCCCCTCCCGCTCCGGTACGCTGTCGTCGTTCTTGCGCGGTCCCCGCGTGCCGTTGATCCTCGGCTACGATCCGCTGTTCCACTTCATGCACGAGGAAGACGTGGCCCGGGCCATCGTCGCCGCCCTCGACAAGAAGCTGCGCGGCGTGTTCAACGTGGCGGGGCCGCAGCCGCTGCCGCTTTCGGTCATCATCGGCCAGGCCGGCCTCGAGCCACTCCTGGTGCCGGAGCCGCTGTTCCGTTCCCTGCTCGGCCGCTTCGGACTGCCCCGCCTGCCGCGCGGCGCGCTCAATCACATCAAGTACCCGGTGGTGATCGACGGCAGCTCGTTCCGCGACAAGACCGGCTTCCGGCACCAGCACGACGAGCACGCGACCATCGCGGCCTTCCGGCGCGCGGCGCGCCTCTAGGGGTGCAGCGTGCGGATCAGCCCCATCACCCGGCGCATGCGCCAGATCAGATCGCCCTCGGCCTTGGTGATGGGCGCGCTGCCCGGGAAGGGCCCGGCGGAGGCCGCCGCGACGCGTTCGGCGAACTTGACCAGGAGCTCCGAGAACTGGGTCGCCTCCGTCGGATCGCAGCGCTTCTTCAGCACCTCGCCGACGTCGCGCAGGTGGGCGTCGAGCTCCGCCTCGCTCATGGTGGTCGCGCCGTGGGCCTGGGCCACCGTGGGCTTCGCCGCGCCCTCGAACACGCTGCGCATCCAGGAGCCCGACGGGCACTGCGCGGCGCACTTCTGGAGCCAGGCCCCGAACGCCAGCTCCTCCGCGTCGAAGGAGTCGACCGCGACGTCCACGGCGAGCATCGCCAGGTAGATGTCCAGCGGCAGCTCGGTCAGGAGCTCCCACTCGTCGTTGCTGAAGCCGTGGTGCTCGGCCACGCTTCGATGATCGAAGAAGGCGGGGGGCGCGTCGAGCGAGAACTTTGCCGGCTCAGGCTGCCAGGCGTCCGAGCTCGATGCGCTCCGCCACGCGGGTGGCCAGCGCCATGATGGTGATCTGCGGGTTTACGCCGATCGCGGTCGGGAACAGGCTGGCGTCCGCCACGTAGAGGCCCGGCAGGTCCCAGACCCGCCCCGACAGATCCACGACGGAGGCCTCCGGTCGGGCACCCATGCGCGCCGTCCCCATCAGGTGCGGCGTGAAGAGCTCGAGCGTGCTCGGGTCCTGCTGAAGGTCGTCGATCTTGCGAAGGTCGTCCGGGCTCTGGGCCAGGTGCTGGTTGAAGAACGGCAGCACCACCATTTCGGCGCCCATGGCGAAGTGCATCTCGGCGAGCAGCTTCACCCCGCGCCGGAAGCGGCTGTGATCGAGCGGGGTGATGTCGTAGCGCGGGATGGGCGCCCCGAAGATGCTGCGCGACACCGAGCCAGACGACGAGTCCTCCACCAGCACGCCGGACACGACCATCTGGTTGTAGCGCTGCATGATCTCCCAGGCGCGGTCGCCCTGGAACGGCATGTAGGCGCCGAGCACGCTGGGGGTGACGAAGTTCTCCGCCATCAGGATGCCATCCTCGTGAAAATGGCGGATCTGCGAGGCCTGGCTGACGCCGCGCCAGCCGCGAACGTCGTGCGGGTAGATCGCGACGACCTTGGCGTTGGGGTGGCAGAGGAAGTTCTTGCCGAGCTGCCGGCTGGGGCGCCCGAGCTTGTGCTGCAACAGCAGGAACGGCGTCTGCACGGCGCCGCAGGCGACCACGACGGCGCGGGCGCGCACCGTGACCTCCGGCCCCGGGCGGCGGGTGCGCGGATCGACGGCGCGGGCGACCACCCCGACGGCGCGCCCGCCTTCGATCAGCAGGCGCTGCACCCGGAGCTCGGTCAGGCAGCGGGCCCCGGCGGCCATCGCGCGCGGCATGTAGCTCACCAGCGTGGACTGCTTGGCGCCGGTGGGGCAGCCGAGCCCGCAGTTGTTGGCGCCGACGCAGGCCTCCTGGTTGCGCTGGTTCACCGTGTACGACCAGCCCATCTTCTTCGCGCCCTCGCGCATGATGCGGTTGTCGTCCCCCAGGCTCTCCGGCAGCTGGGGGTTCACGCGCACGCGCCGCTCCACCCGCTCGAACAGCGGCTCGAGCGCCCGCGGCCCGAGCTCCGGGCTGATCTCGGCCCAATCGTCCAGCACGCGCTCCGGCGGGCGGTAGGCCATGCCGCCGTTGATGGTGGTGCTGCCGCCGACGCAGCGCCCCTCCACGTAGGGGATGGGTGGATTGCCGAAGATCACCGTGGCCGCGGCGTCGCGGTACAGGCGCGGGATGGTCTCGGTGCTGTAGGGGTTGAAGGCGTCCGTGGCGATCCAGCTGCCCTCCTCGACGAACAGCACGTCGCGGCCGCTCTCCGCCAGCTCGGTGCCGACCACGGCGCCGCCCGCGCCCGTGCCCACCACCAGCACGTCCGCGGAGAAGCTGCGCTGCTTTTCGTAGTCCGGGTAGGAGAGGATCATCGGACGCCTCCTGCTCGTGCCGGCTCGGGGGCGAGCAAGAGCAGGCGCCGTCGCTCGACCTGCTCCTTCAGGAACGGCAGCGGCGCGTAGCCGATGGCCTGGTGTACCTCGTCCTGGTCGAAGTACGCGCTCAGCACCAGCCCGCGCACCGCCACCACCAGCGTGCGCAAGAACGCGAAGCGCCCGCTGACCATGTCCGCCAGGAGGCGCGAGGCGCGCGCTCGGCTCAGGGCGTGGAGGCGCTTCACGCTGACGAACAGGAAGCGCGGAGCCCAGTCGAGCAAGAGCAAGCACAGGCCGAAGCCCCAGGCCGCGAGCGGGTGCATGTAGCGCAGGAAGTGGCGGACGTGCAGCTCGACCCGGTCGAAGAGCTCCGGCGAGCTGGGCGCGGGGGCGGCTGGGCAGAGCGTGACGATCAGCGCGCGCAGCGAGCGGCGCTTGGCGGCGCCGAGAGGATAGGGCTCCGCGAGCTTCCAGCCGTCGTCCGGGTGGCGAGCGAGAGGCGCTCGTGCGGGACGGACCTGGGGTCGCTTGGTGCGGACATGGCTATCCTCGAATACGCCGCGCTCTTCCGTCATCTCTCTCTCCGCTTCTTGCGAGGTTCCGGGCTGTCTTGCGAAGTGGCGCGCCCGCCCAGCGCGCTCTGCATGGCCTTGGTGAAGTTCTGGTCCACGCGCCGGTAGTAGACGCGCGTGACGTCGATGGCGCGCTCCTCGTTGCCGGCGTCGAGCGCGGCGATGAAGTCCCGGAGGTGCTGCGGGAAGCTCGGCTCGAGCACCCACAGGGCCGGGAAGCGGTCGAGGATGTCTCGGTACGCCTCGAGGAACGGGTTCGCGACCCAGCGAATGGCGATGGAGTGCCCGGCGTCGATCAGGGCGTCGAGCCAGCGCTGGAAGCCGTGCGCGATGACCACCTGATCGCCGCGCTCGAAGGCCGGGATGAGCAGCTCCGTGATGTCGCGCAGGCGCTCGATGTCGCTCTTGTTGGCGCGTCGCACGGCGAGCCGCGCCGCAAACTCGAGCACCATCAGGCGCGCCGGCAGGATGTCCTCCAGGATGTGGAAGGTCTCCGTCGGGTCCGAGGCCGCCTCGAGGAAGGCGGGCAGGAGCTCCATGGTCCCGGTGCGCCGGAAGTCCGCAACGGTCACGCCCTGGCCGTGCCGCACCGTGACCAGCCGCGCTTGCTCGAGTCGCCGGACGGCTTCGCGCAGCGTGTTGCGGTTGGTGTGGTACTTGGCCGCGAGCTCGCGTTCGCCGGGCAGTCGTTCGCCGGGGCTCAGCTCACCGTTCAAGATCTGGCGGCGCAGATCCACGTAGACGGTGCTCTCGATCTTGGAAGCGGGCTCGGACATGGGGGATCGCCTTCGGGCAGGGGTCCCGGAGAGCGACTGGTTGAACCAATAATAGCTGGTTCAACCAGTTAGTCAAGCCCTGCCGGGAGCTGTGGTTGAACCCATTTCGCCCGGCGGACACGGGTTGCCAAGCGCCCCTCGGGAACGCCGGCAAACCCCCGAGTTTTGGGGTTTCGCGCTCTCGGGCCCCACGTTGGGCGCGGCGCCGGTCTCGCTTCCGGAGCCCTTGTCGACGTGCCTCGATTAAGCGCTGACGGCGGGCGTACGCCGGCCCCGCCGGCGCGATCTGCTGCTGTCGAGACGGTCCCCTTCAGCGGGGGACCGAATACAGGTCGGAGAAGGTCTGAAGGATCTGGATGTAGTTGGCGCGCTCGTAGGCGCGCGGATCCGGGC
It encodes the following:
- a CDS encoding SDR family oxidoreductase, with the protein product MKVLVTGISGKVGQLVCHELLAAGHEVAGIDRRPWAGAPEGVVVHESDIRKRAAEDAFRTERPDAVIHMATVTHLTAQSEDRYRINLGGTKSIFDCCQRYGVKQALFVGRHTYYGAAADSPLYHTEDEPPLGLETFPELADLVAADLYAGTALWRFPEIDTAVLRVVYTLGPSRSGTLSSFLRGPRVPLILGYDPLFHFMHEEDVARAIVAALDKKLRGVFNVAGPQPLPLSVIIGQAGLEPLLVPEPLFRSLLGRFGLPRLPRGALNHIKYPVVIDGSSFRDKTGFRHQHDEHATIAAFRRAARL
- a CDS encoding acyltransferase family protein, whose protein sequence is MRLPVSPEVQERLSRLELPFNEDGLDPYGIDRQRLGFMFTAFGLFYKQYFRCRAHGVENIPKRGRAMLVGNHSGGVALDGMMVIASAFFELDPPRLAQGMAEKFLNKLPFASEWSSKTGQFTGLPEHAVRLLNEDRLLMVFPEGARGTAKLFVERYSLVRFGTGFMRLALQTKTPIVPFGFLGGGEALPTVANLEKVGRLIGAPYLPVTPYLFPVPLPVRMEVHYGEPMLPSGTGNEDDHVILDKVNAVKASIAHLIERGRRSYEAT
- a CDS encoding FadR family transcriptional regulator, with amino-acid sequence MSEPASKIESTVYVDLRRQILNGELSPGERLPGERELAAKYHTNRNTLREAVRRLEQARLVTVRHGQGVTVADFRRTGTMELLPAFLEAASDPTETFHILEDILPARLMVLEFAARLAVRRANKSDIERLRDITELLIPAFERGDQVVIAHGFQRWLDALIDAGHSIAIRWVANPFLEAYRDILDRFPALWVLEPSFPQHLRDFIAALDAGNEERAIDVTRVYYRRVDQNFTKAMQSALGGRATSQDSPEPRKKRRER
- a CDS encoding GMC family oxidoreductase, which codes for MILSYPDYEKQRSFSADVLVVGTGAGGAVVGTELAESGRDVLFVEEGSWIATDAFNPYSTETIPRLYRDAAATVIFGNPPIPYVEGRCVGGSTTINGGMAYRPPERVLDDWAEISPELGPRALEPLFERVERRVRVNPQLPESLGDDNRIMREGAKKMGWSYTVNQRNQEACVGANNCGLGCPTGAKQSTLVSYMPRAMAAGARCLTELRVQRLLIEGGRAVGVVARAVDPRTRRPGPEVTVRARAVVVACGAVQTPFLLLQHKLGRPSRQLGKNFLCHPNAKVVAIYPHDVRGWRGVSQASQIRHFHEDGILMAENFVTPSVLGAYMPFQGDRAWEIMQRYNQMVVSGVLVEDSSSGSVSRSIFGAPIPRYDITPLDHSRFRRGVKLLAEMHFAMGAEMVVLPFFNQHLAQSPDDLRKIDDLQQDPSTLELFTPHLMGTARMGARPEASVVDLSGRVWDLPGLYVADASLFPTAIGVNPQITIMALATRVAERIELGRLAA